A section of the Pithys albifrons albifrons isolate INPA30051 chromosome 30, PitAlb_v1, whole genome shotgun sequence genome encodes:
- the LOC139683921 gene encoding uncharacterized protein — translation MSLNQMQIKQELTLPPGLGKTISKQSQEPLPCPQQHPELQTPCPDPTPAVGTCPEKVVPTPVVEPGKGEAPVVVVPQCPPQEQQKQQQCKLPPTFTAGPCPGEKTESCQELPVPVPVACPEPAACGLEKQQCQESPVPAPVTCPEAAESAQEKQQCQEMPVPVPVPCPDPTPCLQEKQEVKEIPVPTPCPPEKQECKETPVPTPVSCPEPTPCAQEMQQCQETPVPIPVPLPDPTPCPQEVKNTPVPIPVPLPDPTPCPQEVKDTPVPIPVPLPDPTPCPQEVKDTPVPIPVPLPDPTPCPQEVKDTPVPIPVPCPDPTPCSQQKQEIKETPVPIPVPLPDPTPCPQEKQEVKDTPVPIPVPLPDPTPCPQEKQEIKEIPVPSPCPQEKQEVKEIPVPSPCPQEKQECQVPPVPVPAPCPEKCPPLEQQQVKQPNLWPPAQK, via the coding sequence ATGTCTCTCAACCAAATGCAGATCAAGCAGGAGCTCACCCTCCCCCCTGGCCTGGGCAAAACCATCTccaagcagagccaggagcccCTCCCGTGCCCACAACAGCACCCTGagctccaaaccccctgcccaGATCCAACCCCAGCCGTGGGCACGTGCCCAGAGAAAGTCGTGCCAACCCCCGTGGTGGAACCAGGCAAAGGAGAAGCCCCCGTGGTGGTGGtgcctcagtgcccaccccaggagcagcagaagcagcagcagtgcaagTTGCCACCAACCTTCACAGCTGGTCCGTGCccaggagagaaaacagagtCGTGCCAAGAGCTGCCGGTGCCAGTCCCTGTCGCCTGCCCTGAACCAGCTGCCTGTgggctggagaagcagcagtgccaggagagtCCCGTGCCAGCTCCTGTGACCTGCCCCGAGGCTGCAGAGAGTgcccaggagaagcagcagtgccaggagatgccagtgcctgtccctgttccaTGCCCTGACCCCACACCGTGCCtccaggagaagcaggaggtCAAGGAGATCCCTGTGCCCACTCCATGCCCTCCAGAGAAGCAGGAGTGCAAGGAGACCCCTGTGCCAACCCCAGTTTCATGCCCTGAACCCACCCCATGCGCCCAAGAaatgcagcagtgccaggagacCCCTGTACCAatccctgtgccactgcctgaCCCCACACCGTGCCCACAGGAGGTCAAAAACACCCCTGTGCCAatccctgtgccactgcctgaCCCCACACCGTGCCCACAGGAGGTCAAAGACACCCCTGTGCCAatccctgtgccactgcctgaCCCCACACCGTGCCCACAGGAGGTCAAAGACACCCCTGTGCCAatccctgtgccactgcctgaCCCCACACCGTGCCCACAGGAGGTCAAAGACACCCCTGTGCCAAtccctgttccctgccctgACCCCACACCATGTTCCCAGCAGAAGCAGGAGATCAAGGAGACCCCTGTGCCAATCCCTGTGCCACTCCCTGACCCCACACCATGTCctcaggagaagcaggaggtCAAAGACACCCCTGTGCCAatccctgtgccactgcctgaCCCCACACCGTGTCcccaggagaagcaggagatCAAAGAgatcccagtgcccagcccatgccctcaggagaagcaggaggtCAAGGAGATCCCCGTGCCCAGCCCATGCCCTCAGGAGAAGCAGGAGTGCCAGGTACCCCCAGTGCCCgtgccagctccctgccctgagaAATGCcctcccctggagcagcagcaggtgaaaCAGCCCAACCTGTGGCCTCCTGCACAGAAGTAA